The Eubacteriaceae bacterium Marseille-Q4139 genome has a window encoding:
- a CDS encoding relaxase/mobilization nuclease domain-containing protein translates to MATTRIMPLHVGKGRTESRAISDIIDYVANPQKTDHGRLITGYECDSRVADAEFMLAKRQYIAATGRVRGADDVIAYHVRQSFCPGEIAPEEANRLGVEFAKRFTKGKHAFIVCTHIDKAHVHNHIIWSSVNLDCDRKFRNFWGSTKAVRHLSDTICIENGLSIVENPKPHGKSYNKWLGDQVKPSHRELLRVAIDNALEQKPADLDELLKLLRKSGCEVSKRGKSYRLKLPGWSKVSRLDSLGDGYTLKDLLAILAGQKVHTPRQKPVKRADLPKVNLLVDIQAKLQAGKGAGYVRWAKIFNLKQMAQTVNYLTEHNLLEYAVLEEKAAAATAHHNELSAKIKAAEKRMAEITVLRTHIINYAKTRDTYVAYRKAGYSKKFRQEHEEEILLHQAAKNAFDDMGVKKLPKVKELQAEYARLLEEKKKTYAEYRRSREEMRELLAAKANVDRLLNMEVEHDTEKEKDHDQR, encoded by the coding sequence ATGGCAACCACACGAATCATGCCGCTGCACGTCGGCAAGGGCCGGACCGAAAGCCGTGCTATCAGCGATATTATCGACTATGTGGCAAATCCGCAAAAGACAGACCACGGCAGGCTCATCACCGGCTATGAGTGTGACAGCCGTGTGGCCGATGCCGAGTTCATGTTGGCCAAGCGCCAGTATATCGCTGCCACCGGGCGGGTCCGGGGCGCAGATGACGTGATCGCCTACCATGTCCGCCAGTCCTTCTGCCCTGGGGAGATCGCGCCGGAGGAAGCCAACCGGCTCGGTGTAGAATTTGCCAAGCGGTTTACAAAAGGCAAGCACGCCTTTATCGTCTGCACCCACATCGACAAAGCCCATGTCCATAATCATATCATTTGGAGTTCGGTCAATCTGGATTGTGACCGGAAGTTCCGCAACTTTTGGGGCAGCACGAAAGCTGTACGGCATTTGAGCGACACCATTTGCATTGAGAACGGGCTGTCTATTGTAGAGAATCCCAAGCCCCACGGAAAGAGCTACAATAAGTGGTTGGGCGACCAGGTCAAGCCCTCCCACCGAGAATTGCTGCGTGTTGCCATTGACAACGCCCTGGAACAAAAGCCTGCCGACCTGGACGAGTTGCTGAAGCTGCTCCGAAAATCTGGCTGTGAAGTATCCAAGCGCGGGAAATCCTACCGTTTGAAGCTCCCCGGCTGGAGTAAAGTATCCCGCCTAGACAGTCTGGGTGATGGCTACACCCTGAAAGACCTGTTGGCCATCCTCGCCGGTCAAAAGGTGCATACGCCCCGTCAGAAGCCGGTCAAGCGGGCAGATCTGCCGAAGGTCAATCTGCTGGTTGACATCCAGGCAAAGCTCCAGGCCGGAAAAGGTGCCGGGTATGTGCGGTGGGCCAAGATTTTTAACTTGAAACAGATGGCGCAGACCGTAAATTATCTCACGGAGCATAACTTGTTGGAGTATGCTGTGCTGGAGGAAAAGGCTGCTGCGGCCACGGCTCACCATAATGAGCTATCTGCAAAAATCAAGGCAGCGGAGAAACGCATGGCGGAGATCACCGTCCTGCGGACTCACATCATCAACTACGCCAAGACTCGTGACACCTATGTGGCCTACCGAAAAGCTGGCTACTCAAAGAAATTCCGCCAGGAACATGAGGAGGAAATTCTGCTCCATCAGGCGGCCAAAAATGCCTTTGACGATATGGGGGTCAAGAAGCTCCCCAAAGTCAAGGAGTTGCAAGCCGAGTATGCCCGGCTCCTGGAGGAAAAGAAAAAGACCTATGCCGAGTACCGGCGCTCCCGTGAGGAAATGCGGGAGCTGCTAGCGGCAAAGGCCAATGTGGATCGGCTCTTAAATATGGAGGTGGAACACGATACCGAAAAAGAAAAAGACCACGACCAGCGATGA
- a CDS encoding DUF3849 domain-containing protein → MNTNDLNTALYEKMAAEQDKYRDWLKSQPPAEVLNHAYEYTVREDIVMAMEELELTATQAQALLDSPTPLADVYRYFEKLETGHMDVIRDSIENRADDACKAQTELRKAAIYPHSAVYAKEHGELEQYRASNNANLQCKEAIEAAVREHFDGMYLSHDAAKGVIETYGMDRVMLVLANTVQLQDWDGRYSPRNKEWAKTIPNYNSDTVRCGYAVNSHPAVLNGFIDLVREEHLRRQPLTAEDIQAEAERILRELRAPDVPNSPHGTHYMARISPEFLNRAGSKDHDRLMNLLPFRSLAFTGMKGLPGTYATILANEDRSKGLRQPRPSVREHLKQEPKQTIPKASAHKKREPER, encoded by the coding sequence ATGAATACCAACGATCTGAATACGGCCCTTTATGAGAAGATGGCCGCTGAACAGGACAAATACCGGGACTGGCTGAAAAGCCAGCCTCCGGCAGAAGTCCTGAACCATGCCTATGAGTACACTGTTCGGGAGGACATCGTGATGGCGATGGAGGAACTGGAGCTGACCGCTACCCAGGCCCAGGCCCTGCTGGATTCGCCCACGCCGCTGGCCGATGTGTACCGTTACTTTGAGAAACTGGAGACCGGCCACATGGATGTGATCCGGGACAGCATTGAGAACCGGGCCGATGATGCTTGCAAGGCCCAGACGGAGCTGCGGAAAGCCGCCATTTACCCTCACTCTGCTGTGTATGCGAAAGAGCATGGGGAGCTGGAACAGTATCGGGCTTCTAATAACGCCAATCTCCAATGCAAGGAGGCCATTGAAGCTGCGGTGCGGGAACACTTCGACGGGATGTATCTCAGTCACGATGCCGCCAAGGGTGTGATCGAGACCTACGGCATGGACCGGGTCATGCTGGTCCTTGCCAACACCGTCCAGCTCCAGGACTGGGATGGACGCTACTCGCCCCGCAACAAGGAATGGGCCAAAACCATTCCCAACTATAACTCCGATACCGTCCGGTGCGGCTATGCGGTAAACAGCCACCCCGCTGTCCTGAATGGGTTTATTGATCTGGTGCGCGAGGAACATCTGCGCCGCCAGCCTTTGACGGCAGAGGACATCCAGGCAGAGGCGGAACGGATTTTGCGGGAGCTGCGCGCACCGGATGTGCCGAACAGCCCCCACGGGACCCATTACATGGCTCGCATTTCCCCGGAGTTTCTGAACCGTGCCGGGAGCAAAGACCATGACCGGCTGATGAATCTTCTGCCGTTTCGCAGTCTGGCTTTTACCGGCATGAAAGGACTGCCTGGGACCTATGCCACCATTCTGGCCAACGAGGACCGCTCCAAGGGGCTGCGCCAGCCCCGGCCTTCTGTCCGGGAGCATTTGAAGCAGGAACCGAAACAGACAATCCCGAAAGCCTCGGCCCATAAAAAACGGGAGCCGGAACGGTGA
- the mobC gene encoding plasmid mobilization relaxosome protein MobC: MSTPKRKRNVQVNFRVSPEELELIEQKMSQLGTKNREAYLRKMALDGYVVQLDLPELKELVSLLRRSSNNLNQLTRRVHETGRIYDADLEDIAQRQEQLWEGVKEILTQLSNLS, from the coding sequence GTGAGCACCCCAAAGCGCAAGCGGAATGTCCAGGTGAATTTCCGGGTCTCCCCGGAGGAGCTGGAGTTGATCGAACAGAAAATGTCCCAACTTGGGACGAAGAACCGGGAAGCCTATCTGCGGAAGATGGCCCTGGACGGTTATGTGGTACAGCTGGACTTGCCGGAGCTGAAGGAACTGGTGTCCCTGCTGCGCCGGAGCAGCAATAATTTGAACCAGCTCACCCGTCGGGTACATGAAACCGGACGGATTTACGATGCTGACTTGGAGGATATTGCCCAGCGGCAGGAACAGTTATGGGAGGGCGTGAAGGAAATCCTGACCCAGCTCTCCAATCTTTCGTGA
- a CDS encoding succinate dehydrogenase, whose product MRMIWGFLRLMLKIVAAPVILLLTLAIWSCVGLVYVSGLVLGLFSAVIALLGLAVLVTYSPQNGIILWAIAFLISPFGLPHLAFWLLGKVQDLKFAIQDLIYG is encoded by the coding sequence GTGAGAATGATATGGGGATTTTTGAGGCTGATGCTAAAAATTGTGGCCGCGCCGGTGATTCTGCTTCTCACCCTGGCCATCTGGAGTTGTGTGGGCCTGGTCTATGTGTCCGGTCTGGTGCTGGGACTTTTCAGCGCAGTCATCGCCCTGTTGGGGCTGGCTGTTCTGGTAACATATTCCCCACAAAACGGTATTATCCTGTGGGCAATTGCGTTCCTCATCAGCCCGTTCGGACTGCCGCATCTGGCATTCTGGCTGCTGGGCAAGGTGCAGGATTTGAAGTTTGCCATACAGGATTTGATCTACGGATAA
- a CDS encoding DUF1837 domain-containing protein — protein MLNKTIKGSDFDNIFTEVIHSESLGLINPEQLRLFHLNVMNNEFVSDDLQAFIRKNVGRYVFSRAKLEQFKINDDLESIGLEAMAVMQKNGRPGQQNTGNSLGEILLYAFLEQILDAPKIMSKVELFSTTNTQSSKCDGIHLLSLGGYGQPYYQLVFGSSSVVGDMRDAIDQAFDAIMDIEQTNKNRLQLLEPSSLDRDFDPETARQIKEVVFPKKGSSVVRDTAYGVFIGYTLGLNPASYSTMQYKNALNHKMNTDIKNHAAYIARQINSRGLGTHSFYFYILPLNDADKDKSDIMEKAMRGGVMP, from the coding sequence ATGCTGAATAAAACAATAAAAGGCAGTGATTTTGACAACATCTTCACTGAGGTTATACATTCGGAATCTCTCGGATTGATTAACCCAGAACAACTGCGCCTTTTTCACCTCAATGTCATGAATAATGAATTTGTTTCGGATGATTTGCAAGCATTCATCCGAAAAAATGTAGGGAGATATGTGTTCTCAAGAGCAAAGCTGGAGCAGTTTAAGATAAATGATGACTTGGAGAGCATTGGCCTTGAGGCTATGGCAGTCATGCAAAAAAATGGACGCCCCGGACAGCAGAACACAGGGAATTCACTGGGGGAAATCCTGCTGTATGCGTTCCTGGAACAGATACTGGATGCACCCAAAATTATGAGCAAGGTCGAGTTGTTTTCAACAACGAATACCCAAAGCAGCAAATGTGATGGTATTCACCTGCTTTCACTCGGAGGCTATGGCCAGCCATATTATCAGCTTGTTTTTGGTTCATCCAGTGTAGTAGGTGATATGCGAGATGCCATTGACCAAGCATTTGATGCCATAATGGACATCGAGCAAACAAATAAAAACCGGCTTCAGCTTTTAGAACCGTCAAGTCTCGATAGAGACTTTGATCCAGAAACAGCACGGCAAATCAAGGAAGTTGTTTTTCCGAAAAAGGGCTCTAGTGTCGTTAGAGATACAGCCTATGGTGTGTTCATAGGATATACTCTTGGGCTTAACCCTGCCAGCTATTCGACGATGCAATACAAAAATGCGTTAAACCATAAGATGAATACCGATATAAAGAATCATGCCGCATACATTGCCCGGCAAATCAACAGTCGTGGGCTTGGGACACATTCATTTTATTTTTATATCTTACCATTGAATGACGCTGACAAGGATAAGTCAGACATTATGGAGAAAGCCATGCGGGGAGGTGTGATGCCATGA
- a CDS encoding helix-turn-helix transcriptional regulator, with protein MESSHISFYRLANEGIDAQTLQRIRHDKPVTTDTLGKICSIMKCQPGDLIEYIEDACEPDSAE; from the coding sequence ATGGAAAGCAGTCACATCTCATTCTACCGCTTGGCCAATGAAGGAATCGATGCGCAAACCTTGCAGAGAATACGGCACGATAAGCCCGTTACCACTGATACGCTTGGGAAAATTTGCAGCATCATGAAATGCCAGCCCGGAGATTTGATTGAATATATCGAAGATGCTTGTGAGCCTGATTCTGCCGAATAA
- a CDS encoding DEAD/DEAH box helicase family protein, which produces MSDNKVATIHLGDVIYADIDSNEYLREIHDNLLYNYAAKMLNIFDQTSRPVDKIDALRFADLLSKSTHSTNSDQHKMWAQEIITLLCSIYPDDPAVSYYAGSVLTSTGNYQGRNLVAKDYQSGAVLDRMYSEYSKELLTIPAMPEFQFLRAQKQVYDHLTDQYFSYSGPTSMGKSFIMRMFLKSQVESGVEKNFALIVPTKALINEVTSKIINDLKENLKKYNYRLVTSAGALVLKEQHNFIFVLTPERLLYLLISNPDLELHYLFVDEAHKLSEVDSRGPFYYKVIDKLVERKNKPHVIFASPNIPNPEIYLRSIPDIETPEKWKLASSFSPVTQFKFLISFRQRSISMFNDYSRMLTKIAQFTGEISLDTILPLVSRDSDGRIKQNIVYCSSIAQAVNLARSYANKIPTVTANQDIWTLSKEIKQEVHGDYFLAELITKGVAYHIGYLPSTIRMRIEELFRSGAITTIFCTSTLVEGVNMPADNLFITSYKKGYAYMDAVDFRNLIGRVGRIEYNLYGNVFLVSMNDKVKEEKFEELLKEKIPEQKLSIESGLTNAQKKSVVKALVNGEIEFDKHPHNQPEESYTLMRKFALILLRDITKGRDSLVHREFAPFLTEHDEEKIKANFTQKSATPDDDINVSVDQTENLTSAIARGMSYPTLDINGNVDYNELMNFLERMCRVFKWEKYERQTLGRVSKKTGKHGMLRWYAVILIQWIQGMGLSNIMNKAIEYKRNDSEATVRIDGKPVKYDDSREHRNVVIADTLDVIENVILFSISNYFLRFSNEYKRFHKVESFKNDWYEYVEYGTTNPLTILLQRSGFSRETSTYIRQHRREYVVMAEDGGVKLRRTLLQSRNLGAARESADIQYNMPEIFVD; this is translated from the coding sequence ATGAGCGATAACAAAGTTGCAACCATCCACCTCGGTGATGTCATATATGCAGATATTGACAGTAATGAATATCTGAGAGAAATACACGACAATCTCTTATACAATTATGCTGCGAAGATGCTTAACATATTTGATCAGACATCAAGACCCGTGGATAAAATCGATGCCCTTCGATTTGCAGATTTGCTGTCAAAATCAACGCATTCGACAAACAGCGACCAACACAAAATGTGGGCACAGGAAATCATCACGCTTTTGTGCAGCATTTATCCTGATGACCCTGCCGTAAGCTATTATGCTGGTTCTGTTTTAACCAGTACAGGAAATTACCAAGGACGGAATCTTGTAGCGAAAGACTACCAGAGTGGAGCCGTGCTTGACCGTATGTATTCGGAATATTCCAAGGAACTGCTGACGATTCCGGCTATGCCTGAGTTTCAGTTCCTCCGCGCTCAAAAGCAGGTGTACGACCATCTTACTGATCAATATTTTAGCTATTCTGGTCCGACATCAATGGGAAAATCCTTTATTATGAGGATGTTTCTTAAATCGCAGGTCGAGTCTGGTGTAGAGAAAAATTTTGCATTGATTGTTCCTACAAAGGCACTTATTAACGAAGTCACAAGCAAAATAATCAACGATCTCAAAGAAAATCTTAAGAAATACAATTACAGGCTTGTTACCTCCGCAGGTGCTCTTGTTTTGAAGGAACAACATAATTTTATATTTGTACTGACACCAGAGCGCCTTTTGTACCTATTGATAAGCAATCCCGATTTAGAACTGCACTACCTTTTTGTGGATGAGGCACACAAGCTGTCTGAGGTGGATAGCCGCGGTCCTTTTTACTATAAGGTTATAGATAAACTGGTTGAGAGAAAGAATAAGCCTCATGTCATCTTTGCTTCGCCCAATATTCCAAATCCGGAAATATATTTAAGAAGCATACCGGACATAGAAACACCTGAAAAATGGAAACTGGCGTCTTCTTTTTCTCCTGTGACACAGTTTAAGTTTCTTATTAGTTTTAGGCAACGTTCGATTAGTATGTTTAACGACTATTCGAGGATGCTGACGAAGATTGCACAGTTCACCGGAGAAATCAGCCTCGACACAATTCTTCCGCTTGTAAGCAGAGACTCTGACGGGAGAATCAAGCAGAATATTGTATATTGCAGTTCCATTGCACAGGCAGTAAACCTTGCCCGCAGCTATGCAAATAAAATTCCTACAGTAACGGCTAATCAGGATATTTGGACTCTTTCCAAGGAGATAAAGCAGGAGGTCCACGGCGATTATTTCCTTGCGGAATTGATCACAAAAGGCGTTGCTTATCATATTGGATATCTCCCGTCTACTATTCGAATGAGAATTGAAGAACTATTTCGAAGCGGTGCCATTACTACAATCTTCTGCACCAGTACCCTCGTGGAGGGAGTCAATATGCCTGCTGATAACCTCTTTATCACAAGTTACAAAAAGGGTTATGCCTATATGGATGCAGTTGATTTCCGTAATCTGATCGGACGTGTAGGCAGGATAGAATACAACCTTTATGGGAATGTATTTCTTGTCAGTATGAACGACAAGGTCAAGGAGGAAAAGTTCGAAGAACTACTTAAAGAGAAGATTCCAGAACAGAAACTGTCCATCGAATCAGGCTTGACTAATGCGCAGAAAAAATCGGTCGTAAAGGCACTGGTTAACGGGGAAATAGAGTTTGATAAGCACCCCCACAATCAGCCGGAAGAATCCTATACGCTGATGCGTAAGTTCGCTTTGATACTCTTGCGTGATATTACAAAAGGCCGAGACAGCCTTGTCCACAGGGAGTTTGCACCATTCCTTACAGAACACGATGAGGAAAAGATAAAGGCAAACTTTACACAAAAATCTGCAACGCCCGATGATGATATCAATGTGTCAGTTGATCAGACAGAGAACCTTACCAGTGCAATCGCACGAGGGATGTCTTATCCGACCCTAGACATTAATGGGAACGTTGACTACAACGAGTTGATGAACTTCCTCGAGCGAATGTGCCGCGTTTTCAAATGGGAAAAGTATGAACGGCAGACACTTGGAAGAGTAAGCAAGAAAACAGGAAAGCACGGAATGCTTCGTTGGTATGCTGTTATATTGATTCAATGGATTCAGGGAATGGGTCTTAGCAACATCATGAACAAAGCAATTGAATACAAGAGGAACGACAGTGAGGCTACGGTAAGAATCGATGGAAAACCAGTAAAATATGACGATTCCCGTGAGCACAGAAACGTTGTTATTGCGGACACCTTGGATGTTATTGAAAATGTGATCCTTTTCAGCATTTCCAATTATTTTTTGAGATTTTCAAACGAGTACAAGAGATTTCATAAGGTGGAAAGCTTCAAGAACGATTGGTATGAGTATGTTGAATACGGTACAACCAATCCTTTGACCATATTGCTGCAGAGAAGTGGTTTCTCCCGTGAAACATCGACTTATATTCGACAGCATCGTAGAGAGTATGTTGTGATGGCAGAAGACGGAGGCGTAAAATTGCGCCGCACGCTGTTACAAAGCAGAAATCTCGGAGCCGCCCGCGAATCAGCTGACATTCAGTACAATATGCCGGAAATTTTTGTCGATTAA